A section of the Lujinxingia vulgaris genome encodes:
- a CDS encoding type I restriction-modification system subunit M: MNTENHSQTAAFLWSVADLLRGDFKQSQYGRIILPFTLLRRMECVLEPTKEAVLSAAAAHQTKPDAVREMLLLRAAGDLQFFNASPLTLATLSDTQTAADLMSYVQSFSSDAREIFEHFEFENFVQQLQNANLLYMVVQRFAATDLSPKHISNFGMGIIFEELIRKFAESSNETAGEHFTPRDIVHLTTSLVLTGQDEKLAPHKIVTIYDPTAGTGGFLSEGDEYIESMTRQVTVSLFGQELNPESYAICKADMLIKGKDVSQIKLGNTLSDDQLAGTKFDFMLSNPPFGVEWKKVKKQITREHKERGFNGRFGPGLPRVSDGSLLFLMHLVSKMRDPQEGGSRIGIILNGSPLFTGGAGSGESEIRRYLLQNDLVEAIIALPTDMFYNTGIATYIWILSNKKAAERQGKVQLIDASDQFAKMRKSLGSKRHYITEEQIDQIVRLFGDFAETPTSKIFPNDAFGYRRITVERPLRLNFQASPERLARVPEERMIEKMDDDARAQLMQALQTLDPAERYLSRPRFKKTLNKALKAHGIELRAPERRAILSALSEQDPDADICLVPSGKYKGDTEADTSLRDYENVPLGESVYEYFEREVKPHVPDAWIDEDKRDELDGEVGIVGFEIPFNRHFYVFEPPRPLEEIDRDLKACTDRIKQMIEELSA; the protein is encoded by the coding sequence GTGAATACCGAAAACCACTCTCAAACCGCCGCGTTCTTATGGTCCGTCGCCGACCTCTTACGCGGCGATTTTAAGCAATCGCAATACGGCCGCATCATTTTGCCCTTCACGCTCCTGAGGCGTATGGAATGCGTGCTCGAGCCCACCAAAGAAGCGGTCTTGAGCGCGGCCGCGGCCCATCAAACAAAGCCGGACGCGGTGCGCGAAATGCTGCTGCTGCGCGCCGCCGGGGACCTGCAATTCTTCAACGCCTCGCCGCTCACGCTGGCCACGCTCTCGGACACCCAGACCGCCGCGGATCTGATGAGCTATGTGCAGTCGTTTAGCAGCGACGCGCGCGAAATCTTCGAGCATTTTGAGTTCGAGAATTTCGTGCAGCAGCTCCAGAACGCCAACCTGCTCTATATGGTGGTGCAGCGTTTTGCCGCCACCGACCTGAGCCCGAAGCACATCAGCAATTTCGGCATGGGCATCATCTTCGAGGAGCTGATCCGAAAATTCGCCGAGAGCTCCAACGAGACCGCCGGGGAGCACTTTACCCCGCGCGATATCGTCCACCTCACCACCTCGCTGGTGCTCACCGGCCAGGACGAAAAGCTCGCCCCCCACAAGATCGTCACCATCTACGACCCCACCGCGGGCACCGGCGGCTTTTTGTCGGAGGGCGACGAATACATCGAATCCATGACCCGCCAGGTCACGGTCTCGCTCTTTGGCCAGGAGCTCAACCCCGAGTCCTACGCGATCTGTAAGGCCGATATGCTCATCAAGGGCAAAGACGTCTCGCAGATCAAGCTCGGCAACACCCTCTCCGACGACCAACTCGCCGGCACCAAATTCGACTTCATGCTGAGCAACCCGCCCTTTGGCGTCGAATGGAAGAAGGTCAAAAAGCAAATCACCCGCGAGCATAAAGAGCGCGGCTTCAACGGGCGTTTTGGCCCCGGCCTGCCGCGCGTCTCCGACGGCTCGCTCCTCTTTTTGATGCACCTGGTCAGCAAGATGCGCGACCCGCAAGAGGGGGGCTCGCGCATCGGCATCATCCTCAACGGCTCGCCGCTCTTCACCGGGGGCGCGGGGTCTGGCGAGTCCGAGATTCGGCGCTATCTGCTGCAGAATGACCTGGTCGAGGCCATTATCGCCCTGCCCACCGACATGTTCTACAACACCGGCATCGCCACCTATATATGGATTCTGTCCAACAAAAAGGCCGCCGAGCGCCAGGGTAAAGTGCAGCTTATCGACGCCAGCGACCAGTTCGCCAAAATGCGCAAATCGCTGGGCAGCAAACGCCACTACATCACCGAGGAGCAGATCGACCAGATCGTGCGCCTTTTCGGTGATTTCGCCGAGACCCCAACCAGCAAAATCTTTCCCAACGACGCCTTCGGCTACCGCCGCATCACCGTCGAGCGCCCCCTTCGCCTGAACTTCCAGGCCAGCCCCGAGCGCCTCGCCCGCGTGCCCGAAGAACGCATGATCGAAAAAATGGACGACGACGCCCGCGCCCAGCTCATGCAGGCCCTGCAGACCCTCGACCCCGCCGAGCGCTACTTGAGCCGCCCCCGCTTCAAAAAGACGCTTAACAAGGCCCTGAAGGCCCACGGAATCGAGCTGCGCGCCCCCGAGCGCCGCGCCATCCTCAGCGCCCTGAGCGAGCAGGACCCCGATGCCGATATCTGCCTCGTCCCCAGCGGCAAATACAAAGGCGATACCGAGGCCGACACCTCCCTGCGCGACTACGAAAACGTCCCCCTCGGCGAGTCGGTCTACGAGTATTTTGAACGCGAGGTAAAACCCCACGTCCCCGACGCCTGGATCGACGAAGACAAACGCGACGAGCTCGACGGCGAGGTCGGCATCGTCGGTTTTGAGATCCCGTTTAATCGCCATTTTTATGTGTTTGAGCCGCCGCGCCCGCTCGAGGAGATTGACCGGGATTTGAAGGCCTGTACGGACCGGATTAAGCAGATGATCGAGGAGTTGTCGGCATGA